In Brachypodium distachyon strain Bd21 chromosome 2, Brachypodium_distachyon_v3.0, whole genome shotgun sequence, one genomic interval encodes:
- the LOC100823264 gene encoding acyl-protein thioesterase 1 homolog 1, with translation MSSSGARGVRREYGRTYVVRPKGRHQATIVWLHGIGDNGSSWSQLLDNLPLPNIKWICPTAPTRPVAAFGGFPCTAWFDVEDTSVDGRDDIEGLDASAAHVANLLSSEPSDVRLGIGGFSMGAATALHSAACYAHGRFTNGAAYPISLSAVIGLSGWLPCSRTLRTKMESSQTAIRRAAALPILLSHGRADEVVTYRNGERSAEFLRMSGFSYLNLKTYNGLGHYTIPEEMDDVCKWLSARLGLDRSRG, from the exons ATGAGCTCCTCCGGTGCGCGCGGCGTCCGCCGGGAGTACGGCAGGACGTACGTGGTGAGGCCAAAGGGCAGGCACCAGGCCACCATTGTGTGGCTCCACGGCATCGGCGACAATGGCTCCAG CTGGTCCCAGCTCCTGGATAATCTTCCATTGCCTAAT ATCAAATGGATTTGCCCTACTGCACCAACACGGCCTGTCGCGGCTTTCGGTGGATTCCCCTGCACTGCAT GGTTTGACGTGGAGGACACCTCGGTAGACGGCCGTGATGACATCGAAGGGCTGGACGCTTCAGCCGCGCACGTCGCCAACCTGCTATCCTCTGAGCCATCCGATG TGAGGCTTGGGATCGGCGGTTTTAGCATGGGTGCTGCCACTGCCCTCCACTCTGCCGCATGCTATGCTCATGGGAGGTTCACAAACGGTGCTGCGTACCCGATCTCGCTCAGCGCCGTCATTGGTTTGAGCGGCTGGCTTCCTTGCTCAAG GACCCTGAGGACCAAGATGGAGAGCTCCCAGACTGCTATCAGGAGAGCTGCTGCCTTGCCAATCCTTCTTAGCCATGGAAGAG CTGATGAGGTAGTCACCTATAGAAACGGTGAGAGGTCGGCTGAGTTCCTGCGAATGTCAGGTTTCTCGTATCTGAATCTCAAAACCTACAATGG GCTGGGCCATTATACTATCCCTGAAGAAATGGACGATGTCTGCAAGTGGCTTAGCGCAAGGCTCGGACTTGATCGATCTCGCGGCTAA
- the LOC104583300 gene encoding protein tesmin/TSO1-like CXC 2 — translation MRKKPDAFKPKIADSGGIDDVPAQPHDGAPSSSGVPPARTHVKGCNCRKSGCKKLYCECFKLHVGCTAKCHCVGCANKFGAKAASEGTDNHSPNGTSGGSGGTTAGSNDGASSILGDDMYDLPIEPSLVDDFFATRPDLDPCWSFDLGPIQATGDGGVDVFFDPGDCSQHNVDPQTHEGFMQADEALHNSANSVLQQDPANPDICNVNENGSQIIKINRN, via the exons ATGAGGAAGAAGCCAGACGCCTTCAAGCCCAAGATCGCCGACAGCGGCGGCATCGACGACGTGCCCGCACAACCACATGACggcgccccctcctcctccggcgtcccgccggcgaggacgcACGTCAAGGGATGCAACTGCCGCAAGTCTGGCTGCAAAAAGCTCTACTGCGAGTGCTTCAAG CTCCACGTCGGGTGCACCGCCAAATGCCACTGCGTAGGGTGCGCCAACAAGTTCGGAGCGAAAGCCG CGTCCGAAGGAACAGATAATCACAGTCCTAATGGAACATCCGGCGGCTCTGGCGGAACAACCGCCGGTTCGAACGACGGAGCGTCGTCGATCCTTGGCGACGACATGTATGATCTGCCTATAGAACCAAGTTTGGTGGACGATTTTTTTGCGACGAGACCCGATTTGGATCCATGTTGGTCATTTGATCTTGGTCCAATTCAAGCCACGGG TGATGGTGGTGTCGACGTGTTCTTCGATCCTGGAGATTGCTCTCAGCACAACGTTGATCCCCAAACACATGAGGGATTCATGCAGGCCGATGAAGCACTGCATAACAGCGCAAACTCCGTGCTACAGCAGGATCCTGCCAACCCTGACATTTGCAATGTCAACGAAAATGGTAGCCAAATTATCAAAATCAATAGAAATTGA